The following are encoded together in the Mesoplasma sp. JKS002658 genome:
- the rplM gene encoding 50S ribosomal protein L13, protein MKQTTLIKTADIKKDWYIVDAAGQTVGRLATQVALVLRGKHKVTFTPHINNGDHVIIINAEKAIFTGKKESDKNYYHHSMYPGGLKRRNVASVRKNKPEFILERAIRLMLPKGVQGHNQFRQLHVLVGENHPYQAQQPKALVIETQKGGNK, encoded by the coding sequence ATGAAACAAACAACCTTAATTAAAACCGCTGACATCAAAAAAGATTGATACATTGTTGATGCTGCTGGTCAAACTGTTGGTAGATTAGCGACCCAAGTAGCCTTGGTTTTGCGTGGAAAACACAAAGTAACTTTTACCCCACACATTAACAATGGTGATCACGTGATTATCATTAACGCTGAAAAAGCAATTTTCACTGGTAAAAAAGAATCAGATAAAAATTACTACCACCACTCAATGTATCCTGGTGGATTGAAACGTCGTAATGTGGCAAGTGTTCGGAAGAACAAACCAGAATTTATCTTAGAGCGAGCAATTCGTTTGATGTTACCAAAAGGAGTGCAAGGTCACAACCAATTCCGTCAATTGCACGTCTTGGTTGGTGAAAATCACCCTTACCAAGCTCAACAACCAAAAGCACTTGTGATTGAAACACAAAAAGGAGGGAATAAATAA
- the pfkB gene encoding 1-phosphofructokinase, whose product MLYTVTLNPSIDQILQTNGFVLGETNYYDDDYQVVGGKGINVGVLLNNLGVDVVVTGLMGLDNNQVFLEQFKQINLKHDFVFYPGKSRTNFKIKDFQNHQETELNGQGSRVEQNLVQDLLTYLDTHLQPHDVVIASGSVPTSVSENIYEQIGMIVNHHEAIFILDSSKQWVKYGLKAHPYLIKPNVEEICQMLNQEYNPNLTLTQLEAMIKELQVLGARNILVSRGSKGSYYFSEHGEVYQVNTAKGKLVNSVGAGDSMVGGFAYGMSKNLALEEILKFGAASGAATAFSSWIGSKDLVMELKEQIKVEQLTITKKGN is encoded by the coding sequence TTGCTTTATACAGTTACACTAAATCCTTCTATTGATCAAATCCTACAAACTAATGGCTTTGTTTTGGGAGAAACTAATTACTATGATGATGATTATCAAGTTGTTGGTGGAAAAGGGATTAATGTTGGAGTTTTATTAAATAACTTAGGTGTGGATGTTGTTGTAACTGGACTAATGGGTCTTGATAATAATCAAGTCTTTTTAGAACAGTTCAAACAAATCAACTTAAAACACGATTTTGTTTTTTATCCTGGTAAGAGCAGAACTAATTTTAAAATTAAAGATTTTCAAAACCATCAAGAAACCGAGTTGAACGGTCAAGGGAGTAGAGTAGAGCAAAATTTAGTCCAAGATTTGCTTACTTATTTAGATACTCACCTTCAACCTCACGATGTGGTGATTGCCAGTGGTAGTGTTCCTACCAGTGTTTCAGAAAACATTTATGAACAAATTGGCATGATTGTTAACCATCATGAAGCGATTTTTATTCTTGACTCTTCAAAGCAATGGGTTAAGTACGGGTTAAAAGCCCATCCTTATTTGATTAAACCTAATGTTGAAGAAATTTGCCAAATGCTTAACCAAGAATATAACCCTAACCTTACTTTGACTCAACTTGAAGCGATGATTAAAGAATTACAAGTTTTAGGAGCAAGAAATATTCTAGTTAGTCGCGGGAGTAAAGGAAGTTATTATTTTAGTGAGCATGGCGAAGTTTATCAAGTTAATACTGCTAAAGGAAAACTTGTTAATTCTGTTGGTGCTGGGGATAGCATGGTTGGTGGTTTTGCCTATGGAATGAGTAAAAATCTCGCTTTAGAAGAGATATTAAAGTTTGGTGCAGCTAGTGGAGCTGCCACTGCTTTTAGTTCGTGAATTGGATCTAAAGATTTGGTGATGGAATTAAAAGAACAAATTAAAGTCGAACAATTGACAATAACAAAGAAAGGAAATTAA
- a CDS encoding ABC transporter permease: MKLKGFNLIAKNSFKNAFKLWPLLLGLTLLILVFSLVVSLMSGISNQVIGNYNHLALASNLRDVVGDVPSTLFVKTSTDDDSGSVPKNNVEAQEYYFYQLSRQYAYANPKLSFSWSRTEGRNFSGIQNDNHNLTIKAVVKTTPDSSKYRVDQLAISQGHGIQSVHQTVIDATFGKKNHIMIGDIIRFQEDSLGSQLLVKSKLNNMDYLNAGLVDTISNLDDPNDNYQKLYSTYKWFQVVGYGESIDYVMPIIDQSTSLPNKKTELIAYIDPVNFGLFKDPKSAQGLTYFDQNQSLLTAENSQDSEAYFSLKFNNTSLKKISKLDLHQMNVDLLTLMGRDKDASDEGYDPILFKNGDQAYQYAGRTASIISTIKIYQLLSGVILIVVLVVTIFTIVLVTQKQIDGTRSQIGTLKALGYYKREIVWNYVALPLMSSWFGGILGFIVAQFVQIPINKLFTDHFNLDLSAWTFDIAAFMVVVLVMWIFVTAVTFLIAYLTMNDDVVNLVYATKASKISQFGYFIKSLTNNRPVEVKLRSALFGSSEGKISGVGFVVLLSTILMTITFAAPTLLKNNQIAAYQGIKYQQLVEFDTPIYNNPYTFMKTYDAKVTSKATTFNYSEVLNKITSQPLTAQGSYDLDKITQQLLTAKIPNEYYDLEFATQPDGVVNPLQVMTANLRMLNSYSVVLSTQYFHLLADFAQLDPFGWNILSNQWIGYLDLINQIQAVSNAGDELSQAIAYFNILKSFYQVYTQTIGLVITKDYYDNPDNLELTYDEQITAFNNKIKSGNLDWFETFKNEYRGSSRSFGDYLTTLQPNPNFSLTTSTYLDDQGIEITTPIGANHILSDKNSLSGNERFVDQYLSADAAQIIQTNGAIKGLEIIKSYLADYLGWYDAYFSQRAGTAIVQTGFTRAPYFVQQYFKKAYYANENDQVYNLSFATIPYSPDSEQLGVKLSMESINPNPLTFNIYGVENNSKFIDLQNNHHDLMPLLFSGDLIDDEATPIIVNQSLAKKLHLKTNQVIDFNRLYDEMENYTSGSKTAYKISDWNQNDPREEGGDGFVTTSSMDSLSTTLKNPITGKQEKISAGSLNIDNTPGQVYQNYLEGDVGFESKKAKTTFRIVGIADTYGTPQGWIANTQAKALMNYDQAQAYLWDYLFAPQFAKTFASTTKIKFPYDLRNLTYKEFKTLFLLDDNNNYYQVAKNIDLIFNNAYPIFNFKYSMSNDIGDIRAGIATYSKLGDYSPIALNGGIVKDKTYDGIGLGAISSLTPIQISQDILKQITNMILGILVMIILLVIFITFVIVMLTTSLIIKDNVRFIATLKVLGYKNTTIVNMVLGMYAVMIVIAFSIGYVGGWFSLTGIINNLALHTNFVVPIIYPAFLIFAVIGGVAGIYGITFLIGYRYVTKTNATLLLKDQEI; this comes from the coding sequence ATGAAGTTAAAAGGTTTTAATTTAATCGCTAAAAATTCGTTTAAAAATGCTTTTAAACTTTGACCCTTACTTTTAGGATTAACTTTATTAATTCTGGTTTTCTCTTTAGTAGTTTCGCTAATGAGTGGAATTTCTAACCAAGTTATTGGCAATTATAATCATCTTGCACTGGCATCAAATTTGAGAGATGTAGTTGGTGATGTTCCTTCAACTCTATTTGTTAAAACCAGTACTGATGATGATTCTGGCTCAGTTCCTAAAAATAATGTTGAAGCTCAAGAGTACTACTTTTATCAACTTTCTCGTCAGTATGCTTATGCCAATCCCAAACTAAGTTTTTCGTGATCAAGAACTGAAGGAAGAAACTTTAGTGGGATTCAAAATGATAACCATAACCTAACAATTAAAGCGGTTGTTAAAACTACTCCTGATTCTTCAAAATACAGGGTTGATCAACTAGCGATTTCTCAAGGTCATGGTATTCAAAGTGTTCACCAAACTGTAATTGATGCAACTTTTGGTAAGAAAAACCACATCATGATTGGTGATATTATTCGTTTTCAAGAAGATAGTTTAGGATCACAACTCTTAGTTAAGTCAAAACTTAACAATATGGATTATCTTAATGCTGGTTTAGTTGACACTATTAGTAATTTAGATGATCCTAATGATAATTACCAGAAACTTTATTCAACTTATAAATGATTTCAAGTGGTTGGATATGGAGAATCAATCGATTATGTAATGCCAATTATCGACCAATCTACGTCTTTGCCAAATAAAAAAACTGAGTTAATTGCTTATATTGACCCAGTTAATTTTGGTTTATTCAAAGATCCTAAAAGCGCTCAGGGTTTAACTTACTTTGACCAAAACCAGTCCCTTTTAACTGCTGAAAATTCTCAAGATTCTGAGGCTTATTTTTCTTTGAAATTTAATAACACTAGTTTAAAAAAAATTAGCAAGCTTGATCTTCACCAAATGAATGTCGATTTATTAACCTTGATGGGTCGAGATAAAGATGCTAGTGATGAGGGTTATGACCCAATTTTATTTAAGAACGGTGATCAGGCTTACCAGTATGCTGGACGAACCGCTTCAATTATTAGTACGATTAAAATTTATCAGTTGCTGAGTGGAGTTATTCTGATTGTGGTTTTAGTTGTGACGATTTTTACAATTGTTTTAGTTACCCAGAAACAAATTGATGGAACCCGTTCTCAAATTGGAACTTTAAAAGCATTGGGATATTATAAACGTGAAATTGTGTGAAACTATGTTGCCTTACCCTTGATGAGTTCGTGATTTGGGGGAATTTTAGGATTTATTGTTGCCCAATTTGTGCAAATCCCCATTAACAAGTTATTCACTGACCACTTTAACTTGGATTTATCAGCATGAACTTTTGATATCGCTGCGTTTATGGTTGTAGTTTTGGTGATGTGAATTTTTGTCACTGCAGTGACGTTTCTAATTGCTTATTTAACTATGAATGATGATGTAGTTAATTTGGTGTATGCAACCAAAGCCTCAAAAATCAGTCAGTTTGGTTATTTTATTAAATCTTTAACTAATAATCGTCCTGTAGAAGTAAAACTACGATCAGCTCTGTTTGGTTCAAGTGAAGGAAAAATTTCTGGAGTAGGGTTTGTGGTTTTACTTTCAACAATCTTGATGACAATTACCTTTGCTGCTCCTACTTTGTTAAAGAACAATCAAATCGCTGCTTATCAAGGAATTAAGTACCAACAGTTAGTTGAATTTGACACTCCTATCTATAATAATCCGTATACTTTTATGAAGACTTATGATGCGAAAGTAACTTCAAAAGCTACTACTTTTAACTATTCGGAAGTCTTAAATAAAATTACTAGTCAACCATTAACTGCTCAGGGTAGTTATGATCTTGATAAAATCACTCAACAACTTTTAACTGCTAAAATTCCGAATGAATATTATGATTTGGAGTTTGCAACTCAACCTGATGGGGTTGTTAACCCCTTACAAGTGATGACTGCTAATTTAAGAATGTTAAACAGTTATTCAGTAGTTTTATCAACCCAATATTTTCACCTGTTAGCTGATTTTGCCCAACTTGATCCCTTTGGGTGAAACATTCTTTCAAACCAATGAATAGGCTATTTAGATTTAATTAACCAAATTCAAGCTGTGTCAAATGCTGGTGACGAACTATCTCAAGCTATTGCTTATTTCAATATCTTAAAAAGTTTCTATCAAGTTTATACCCAAACTATTGGGTTGGTAATTACCAAAGATTATTATGATAATCCTGACAATCTTGAGTTGACTTATGATGAACAAATTACTGCTTTTAACAACAAAATTAAGAGTGGTAATCTTGATTGGTTTGAGACGTTTAAAAACGAGTATCGTGGTTCAAGCAGAAGTTTTGGTGATTATTTAACTACCTTGCAACCTAACCCCAACTTTAGTTTAACTACGAGTACTTATCTAGATGATCAGGGAATAGAGATAACAACTCCAATTGGAGCGAACCATATTTTAAGTGATAAAAATAGTTTAAGTGGTAATGAACGGTTTGTTGATCAATACCTTAGTGCTGATGCAGCACAAATCATTCAAACCAATGGTGCGATTAAAGGTTTAGAAATTATTAAAAGTTATCTTGCTGACTATTTAGGATGATATGATGCTTACTTTTCTCAACGAGCAGGTACAGCAATTGTTCAAACTGGATTTACCAGAGCACCTTATTTTGTGCAACAATATTTCAAAAAAGCTTATTATGCTAATGAAAATGACCAGGTTTATAACCTTAGTTTTGCAACGATTCCCTACTCACCTGATAGTGAGCAATTGGGAGTAAAACTTTCAATGGAATCAATTAATCCTAACCCCTTAACCTTCAATATTTATGGAGTAGAGAACAATAGTAAGTTTATTGATTTACAAAATAATCACCATGACTTGATGCCATTATTGTTTAGTGGTGATTTGATTGATGATGAAGCGACTCCGATTATTGTTAACCAAAGTTTAGCTAAAAAACTTCATTTGAAAACAAATCAGGTGATTGATTTTAACCGCTTGTATGATGAAATGGAAAACTACACTAGTGGTTCAAAAACTGCTTATAAAATCAGTGATTGAAACCAAAATGACCCTCGAGAAGAGGGAGGGGACGGATTTGTTACTACTAGTAGTATGGATAGTCTTTCAACTACGTTAAAAAACCCGATCACTGGAAAACAAGAAAAAATTAGCGCGGGGTCACTAAATATTGATAATACTCCTGGTCAAGTTTATCAAAACTATCTTGAAGGTGATGTTGGTTTTGAAAGCAAGAAAGCTAAAACAACCTTTAGAATTGTGGGAATTGCTGATACGTATGGAACTCCTCAGGGATGAATTGCTAATACTCAAGCTAAAGCCTTAATGAATTATGATCAAGCCCAAGCTTATTTGTGAGACTATTTATTTGCCCCACAATTTGCCAAAACCTTTGCTTCAACTACTAAAATTAAGTTTCCCTATGATTTAAGAAATTTAACTTATAAAGAATTTAAGACCCTTTTTTTACTTGATGATAACAATAATTATTATCAGGTTGCAAAAAATATTGATCTTATCTTTAATAATGCTTATCCAATCTTTAACTTTAAGTATTCAATGAGTAATGATATTGGTGATATTCGCGCTGGGATAGCGACTTATAGTAAACTTGGTGACTATTCCCCGATTGCTTTAAATGGTGGAATTGTTAAAGATAAAACTTATGATGGAATTGGTCTAGGAGCAATTAGTAGTCTGACTCCAATTCAGATTAGTCAAGATATCTTAAAACAAATTACTAACATGATTTTAGGAATCTTGGTAATGATTATTTTATTAGTTATCTTTATTACCTTTGTAATTGTGATGTTAACAACTTCTTTAATTATTAAAGATAACGTTCGCTTTATTGCTACTTTAAAAGTATTGGGATACAAGAATACAACGATTGTGAATATGGTCTTGGGAATGTATGCAGTGATGATTGTAATTGCCTTTAGTATTGGGTATGTTGGAGGTTGGTTCTCATTGACTGGAATTATTAATAATTTAGCGTTGCATACCAACTTTGTTGTACCGATTATTTATCCAGCCTTTTTAATCTTTGCTGTGATTGGGGGAGTGGCTGGAATTTATGGAATTACCTTCTTGATTGGCTATCGTTATGTCACTAAAACTAACGCCACTCTACTCTTAAAAGACCAAGAAATTTAA
- the rpsI gene encoding 30S ribosomal protein S9, giving the protein MADKVIYRGTGRRKTSVAQVILTPGKGAIVVNGKPALDFFPYETLVQDLTQPLVATGTEKDFDIMVSVDGGGFTGQAGATRLAIARALLEASEDYRRQLRAVGLLTRDARIKERKKYGLRGARRAPQYSKR; this is encoded by the coding sequence ATGGCAGATAAAGTAATTTATCGAGGAACAGGACGTCGTAAAACTTCTGTTGCTCAAGTTATTCTTACTCCTGGGAAAGGTGCGATTGTTGTTAATGGGAAACCAGCATTAGACTTTTTCCCTTATGAGACTTTAGTACAAGATTTAACTCAACCCTTGGTAGCTACTGGAACTGAAAAAGATTTTGACATTATGGTGTCAGTTGATGGGGGAGGATTTACTGGACAGGCTGGAGCAACTAGATTAGCGATTGCTCGGGCTTTGTTAGAGGCTAGTGAAGACTATCGTCGTCAGTTGCGTGCTGTGGGGTTATTAACTCGTGATGCCCGCATTAAAGAACGTAAAAAATACGGATTACGTGGAGCGAGAAGAGCGCCACAATACTCAAAACGTTAA